ACTTATTAGGAGCATACCTTAAGCGGTACTTATCTACTCTTTTATTGTTAGACCTCATTTTCAACAACTCTGAGTCTTACGCTAATGCGCTTGATCATACCATGAAGCATGAAACACCTAACAAAAGCACTATCCACGTAGTTATTGAGAATGAGCCAAATAAAATCATAGCCAATAAAACATAAATCCTTCGATTGCAACTTTTAAAGCAATTTCACCATCCTATGGATACTAGTAATCAAATGGCGATAGCTATCTTTAATGGTTTCTATCAAGAGCAAAAGTTCCTTGGTATTCGTCTGAAATGCAAATATTTTCGGTTGCGTCCGCTGGCTGGAAAAAAACATAAGAATTTGGCTTGAATTCTTGCTGCTGAGTAAGGCCACGCTGCGGACTTGCATTTACAAGAACTCCTTTGCGAGCTTGAATTTCTACTTGAGAAAAAGTCATCCCCTCTTTTCGGGCTTCTAGTACATATTTACCCTCAGGAACATTGAGAAAAGCAACCCCTCCGTCCATTGTTGTAGCGCTTAATGTTCTGACAAAGGGATTTGTTATATCAAGAATTGGTACTGTACCAAAATAAAAAGGATTCTTATCTATTTTCGGGGTTATCTCTACTGTTACCCCCGCAATCCCTTGTGGAATATCTTCAATAGTTTTATTTAGCGCGGTCACTGTGGTTGCAATCTGACATAATTCAGGATTCTCTGTTACCCCCATAGCCAAAAAAAGGAATTTGTAAACTATGTTGGATGGCACTTGAAATGTAATATTTTTTAGATAGTCCTTATTATTGAAGCCTTCTGATGTAACAATCATCGTGGAAGTTTGTGTTGTTTTATATCCTGACCAAAGAGAACCTGTTTTTTCAAAAACCAGAGTTATAGGCTGTCCAATAGGATATTCAAAAGGGCCAAATTTCCCTGCTGAATCCGTCGTCAATTTGATAGTTTCATCTTCAATCACTGTTATCGTTGCACCATTAATTGGCCAGCCAGTTGCATACGAATGAGCAACTCCAGAGACTAGAGCCGTTTCCTTTTTTTCTGTTTCCTTTTTCATAGTAAATATCCTTTTCAAGCAAGATTATGGAGTAATGACTATCTTTCAGTTGGATTAACGAAAGTTTCATTTATTACTCTAATTCATTCTGCCTAAAATAAGAAATAAATATTATGTACACTCCACCGCCTACGTGCCGCGACTTGTTCCTGAGAAATAGTCACAAAAGGCTTAGTGCTCCGGAACTTACGCCCTAATGAAGAAAAAATCCCATGCCAAAAGTTAACGGAATTAAATAAATATTGAACTACTTCTGAATGAGACTCTTAGTAACGAGTTAAGTCCTATACTGATAGTACTTATGTAACACTGATGTTATTGCATGACACATTTTCTCTTTGGTTGGTCTTCCTCTAATTCATCCCATCCCTCTAATCCTTCCGGCTCGCTACCTATCAGAGCTTCTTCTGCATAATATTTGGCATTTTTGCACGTTGCTGCAATTTTCATGCCTTCAGCTTTTCCAACATAGCCACCGAAAAAAGTAGAAATATGCATAGATATCTCTGCTGGAAAAATTCTATCAAATGCACCTACCAATGCCCCTTCTGTGTACGCTTTATTGCGCTCAATAGCAGGTCGTAGAGGGTTTAAAATGTTTTCAACTGCCGTGATTACTTCGGTCTTTCCATCCGTCAAAATCACATTGCCTATTTTTTTAATTATATTTGTAGGTTCGCCTGCAAAACCATTATTAACTAATAATTTTGCAATGAGTTCAGCTGCCACAATCTGACCGTTAAGAAACTCCTTGTGGAAAGTTGAAAATGTGTAATACATTGGGCAACGCCCGTCTTTATCAGTGGCATTGGGATTGGCTTTAAATTTTAAAAGCTCACGAATAATTGGAAAATATTTTTTAAGGCCAGATACAGAGTTAGCGACACCATTACCACAAGCATGCATGAGAGGAGTTTTATCTGCATTATCTCTTGATTCAGGGTCGGCTTTATTTCTTAAAAGAAAAGTCACTAAATCTAATCTTCTTGCTCTAACAGCATAGCTTAACGCTGACTCATAAGTTACATTCGAAGTGGTTGGTTGATTAAGATACATGTGGATTGGAAACATAAATCTGTTATTAATGTTTGCATCATTAGCAAGCCATTTTTCACACTTGGTAAATTTTTTTTCCTTTTTTATTACAATCTCATGTATAGCTTTTGCAAACTGCTCATTACTTGTTTGGGAATTTGGTGCTGGAGTAGACATTTCTTTTTTCATTTCAAAATAGGTTTAAAAATAAAAGCATTCCGGATTATAATAAAACCAACAAAAAATGTCAAAATATTGAACAAATTCAAAAATTAGTGTTCATTGCCTTACAAATAAAATATCGTAATAATCGTCTGGAAGCAGATCATGGAAAGCTTAAGAGCCTTATTAATCCATTCCGAGGATTTCAGTCCATGAAAACGGCTTACGCTACT
This Legionella fallonii LLAP-10 DNA region includes the following protein-coding sequences:
- a CDS encoding peptidase associated/transthyretin-like domain-containing protein; this translates as MKKETEKKETALVSGVAHSYATGWPINGATITVIEDETIKLTTDSAGKFGPFEYPIGQPITLVFEKTGSLWSGYKTTQTSTMIVTSEGFNNKDYLKNITFQVPSNIVYKFLFLAMGVTENPELCQIATTVTALNKTIEDIPQGIAGVTVEITPKIDKNPFYFGTVPILDITNPFVRTLSATTMDGGVAFLNVPEGKYVLEARKEGMTFSQVEIQARKGVLVNASPQRGLTQQQEFKPNSYVFFQPADATENICISDEYQGTFALDRNH
- a CDS encoding ankyrin repeat domain-containing protein produces the protein MSTPAPNSQTSNEQFAKAIHEIVIKKEKKFTKCEKWLANDANINNRFMFPIHMYLNQPTTSNVTYESALSYAVRARRLDLVTFLLRNKADPESRDNADKTPLMHACGNGVANSVSGLKKYFPIIRELLKFKANPNATDKDGRCPMYYTFSTFHKEFLNGQIVAAELIAKLLVNNGFAGEPTNIIKKIGNVILTDGKTEVITAVENILNPLRPAIERNKAYTEGALVGAFDRIFPAEISMHISTFFGGYVGKAEGMKIAATCKNAKYYAEEALIGSEPEGLEGWDELEEDQPKRKCVMQ